From the genome of Mastacembelus armatus chromosome 5, fMasArm1.2, whole genome shotgun sequence:
CTACCCcttttgaaaatgtcagtgctAGAATGCAGGGCAGTAGATCAAAGCCTATAAAGGAGTGTGGTAAAGAGCAAAGTAGAGCAATAATCTCACACTCTAGCAGAAGATTAtgatttttcaaatgtgtggAATTGATGAATGTAACTGTTTGGAGCATAATTTCATATTACCTGCTTTATTTGCCTCTACAAGTCTCTTCACATCTGGGTTCATCACCTCAGCCATTGGTCCCAAACATggtccctccctccctttttgTAGCAGGTAGGTGTCTCAGTGACCCCCATATTAATGAGGACTGATGAAGCAAATATAGCTCATATTGAGCTGATCATATGAGCTGTTAAGcacaactgtattttttaccCTTAATTTTGTGGGTAACAGTTTTTTTCCAAGTTTTTGATTCATACTGAATATGATGCATCACTTCTCGTGGGAAACtggctttaaaataaaaagtgatataACAGTTTTTTGGATGCCTCGATTGATTATGTGAGCAGTGTTGGCTTGCTGTAGGATATCCTGACCAGTTCAGCTTAAACAAGCATGTACAGCTGATTAATTACACACTATGGAGCCATGACACTTGAGCCCCATATGGTGAACAGCCAGAAAAAAAGCCTCTGCTGACCTCTGTCCACTGCACTGTGACAGACCAGGCCACCTGGAGATACTGCAGTGAAGTTCAGGAAAGCCGCAGAAGAAGATGGAAGTTGAAGACCAGGGCCAAGAGCAGAGATTCAGAAGCGGGAGACTTTAaagtttttcacacacatttttcatctgATGAGATTTAATATATGTTTATtggaacatttttttaaaaaaatgaaatgtggacattttctgtttcaccCATCTTTTCATTAATGGCTATGCTGTAAGGATACTCATTTATAGGATAGTCTACTTGTTTTGTACATTCAGTTTAGGTGATCAACATTAGTGATTGTGAGAGTAATGAAAAATATGGATCATTGACTTGCTTTTCAGTAGCCTCGATTTTGCAGCTGTCTTGCTTAGTGTAACAATTAGAAAATGGTAGTTTTTGATTGCTTTGAGTTTTAATACTCCTGCTCTATTCATagtgttttatacattttagtCAGTGCATAGTCGTGTGTTGAAATCAGGTTAATATTTAAACTCTGGCAGCATTAAGATATATCTTGGTCATAAGTAAAGCAATATCTGCAGAAGAGTTTGAAGAAAGGTTTGACCTGTAGTAAGTACACTGACGGTGGTTTTGGTGTAAACTTGGTTTTTAATACTCATTTTATATGAATGTTGATGGCTTTGGTTATATGTGTTGTTCATCtttcctgcatttttttttttttttttccaaatcacAGCCATTATCAAGCCATCTGGGGTCTAGTTGCTTTAAGGTTAGAGGTCATAACTATCAGCTGGTGATACTGTTTAAGGTGGATTTGTGGTATGAACACATTTATGGATTTAAAGTTTTAGTAGGAGTAGATCATTTTAACAATTTCATATTACACTGAGTTTGAGTGTGTGAGTTTTACTCAGGTTCTGTGTAAGCGGTGTTATGGACAGTGTTGTCTTAATAGACAGTGGCACAGGTGAGATTAACAGTTTAGCCCAAGATGTTGCTTATCTTATGTTGCAAGTGTGTGAACCTGGTATATATAGTCCTTTATATTTAGTAATTGTCGATTGTATGTTTTTGTCCCTGAATAGATATTTGACTACTGAGGGTCGAGGTGTCGTCACTTACTTTCCTTAAGGGTCAAGGTCACCAGTTGATGTCTGGAAGGAATTCCTTTAAAATACACCTGCATTACCGAAACAATGTATTGACTAATCACTGGTACAAATAAAGAGGGACGATTTATCTGCCCATTTgttagatttgtgttttttgaagtgtgtgcacacaattatctaaatgttatttcaggGTTAGTTATTAGAGAGCTTCATTATTTAATCCTTGTTTTACTTTGTGTGATTTGAATTCTTTCAACAGTGGACTGGGTTACTGTCATGACAAAATAACATGGCTCTTTTTCAGTTATAGATTTGTGTTCTCTGAATTATACATGCAAATGGATGATGTGTACAGTATTAGTAAACTTCTGTTCCACTACATATCACACTTACTTTAAATAAGggcatattttaaaacatttcaaactttttaaaactgaacatttctttttcttgacTTTCAGCTCCCCccaaagaagagaagaagagtgagaaggaacagaaagagaaggaacCGGCTCCAGCTCCCGAGAAACCTTCCCCAGTGTCAGCAACACCAATCAAAGGAAACAAGAAGTCCTCGACCACTAAAGCAGCCAAGTCTTCCCCAAAAGGCAAGAAGTCTTCTCTTCATACCAATAGCTCAAAGGTGTCCAAGAAACCTGTGGTACCTCCAACTAAAACTGCAACAAAGTCCAAGAAACCAGGTCCACCACCTGCCCTGTCTCCCTTCCCTCCTGGTCCAATCCATGTGACGGGAGCACTGAGAGTCACCAAGTCAAACTTCACCATTCCTAAGAAGCAGCCACAGCAAAAGGACTCCCCATCCCACAGCCAGTCCTCCTCGTCCCCCAGAGTCCCATCTACTCCAGTTTCTTCATCGCCCTCCAGCCACTCCTCATCCTCCAGATCCTCACATCCATCAGCTTCAGCGCCACCTATGCCGCCTCCACCCAATAACCAAATGAGACAGAACATCCGCCGCTCACTCACAGACATCCTCTATAAGCGGTGAGTGTCCCATACAGCCCAGTTCAGAATACCTTTATTATTTCTAACATAAAAAGCTTCTTTGCCTAAACAAACTATATTTTGTGTTCTTTACCACCAGGGTCAGTGATAGTGATGATCTGAAAATGAGTGAGAGTGAGGTGGGAAGGCTGGCAGTTGCAATTGAGAAGGAAATGTTCAACCTCTGCCTTAGCACTGACAGCAAGTACAAGAACAAATACAGGTCACTGATGTTCAACCTCAAGGATCCTAAAAACAAAGTGAGTCAACATATTGATGCTTGCCTATATGTTTACATTGAAATACaaattgactttttttgttGCTCAGAGTTTAGTGTATTTGAAAGTGTTGCCTGCAGTCTAAAAGagtttgcttgtgtgtttgtctcaggGACTGTTCTACAGGGTGATAGGTGGTGAGGTTAGTCCCTTTAGACTGGTGAGACTAAGCGCTGAGGAGTTGCTTTCTAAAGAGATATCTGAGTGGAGGAAGCCTGAATCTTCTGAGGTAAATGTTACTGACATATATCAATTTTGTGTCAATAACAGGTAGAGGTTTAAAGGGCTCTGTACTTGGCATCCACgatacaatagttttactattCTCTGCATAAAATTGCAACACATTGGCTGTCTACTGCAGGCCCAGTCTTCTGTTACAAGAACCCATTCAGGACCATCCAGATTAGGCAACAGACATGACTCTGGCTCTCAAAGCATGGATATGGAGGATGCTCCGCCAACATCTGATGCAGATGTATGTATCTCTGCCACCACTTCTTCTACTCGCATGGCTTCTGCTGCAGTAAGTTGTAGCATGCTCTTCTACACAATCTTTCATGCTTTTTTCACCTTTGCATGAGGTGCTTTGTGTACAAATTGTAAATGAATTAGCCAAGATATTACAAGATATCAGTTATCTTGCCAACTTCCCTGTTCAATacaatttcttctttttgattCTTTGTCTTACTTAATCACTGCTTGGCACTACACCTACTTGGATCAAAATAATCAGGTGTTCTAGGTGTTATGTGAGAGATTATCATCTGTTCTACTTTATTTAAGACTTGACTTGAGACCCATTTTTATGTCCTCAGGAACAAGATGAGTCTGGCTCCACTCCTTCAGTtcagtcctctgctgctgaGGGGAACAGTGGCAGCAACATGCCAGACATATTCAGTAGCATGCTCAAAGACACCACTTCAGAACACAGGACTCACCTATTTGACCTTAACTGTAAAATATGCACAGGTAATTGAGAGGCTGACATGAAGTTACAGGGTAAATAATCCATTTAGTgaattaatcacatttttttttaattttgcccTCTAGGTCAGAAAACAGAAGATGAGCCAGCAGCTAAGAAAGCCAAATTGACCAAGAAGCCTGACAGTAAGCCACCCAGACAAGAGCTACATGCATCAAGATCAGGGGATACTTCTCCCATTGGCCAGCCACAGGTACCCATGGCCTACCCGCACCAAGACCCCTTAGTTTATCAAAACCCCACCACTCCATTGTATCAGTCCAACATGGAGCTAGCTGTTTCTGAATCACAGCCGCAGCTTTACCAAGAGGACGTCAGCATGCTGGCACCTCCAGCCCAGGCCCCCGCACCGGTTGCCCCCACTGTTTCCTCTGTGAGCATCACTCGAAGAGACCCACGCATGGCCAGGCACAGTTCCGGTGTGAATGTCACCTATACTGGTCCAGAAAAGCCCACCAACAGCGCAGCGGAACCACTCTCAACTCCTGCTAGTGCTCCAGTGGAGGTTGGAGCTAAGGTGCCACTCCCAATGCCCCCAGCTCCACCAGCTACTGTGGCTGTCTCCAAGTCAGCTAAAGCAAGGTGCTTAATATTTGTGTAttggaaatatgttttatatgctATATTCCACTTAAAACATGATGTTGCAGGCGTTGCTAGAGTAGAGTATGATGAGGCAATATCATTGATATATTTAAGAAAAACCTTGTATATGATACAACTGTGTAGAGGCTTGAGACATTTCTCTAATAGGAAgatggttttggttttacagtacATCAGAGCCAGTTCTTGAGGGTGAGACTGCAATCTTCCTTCATGGTCAAGAGAAGATTTGGAAAGGATTTATCAATATGCAAACAGTGGCTAAGTTTGTGACCAAGGCCTACCTGGTCTCAGGATCCTTTGAGCACCTGAAAGAGGTTAGTAATTATGAATTATAGAAGAAATATTTCTAATTcataaatgaatgcaaacaTTTTGGGTGTGCATAATAGCAAAAATATTCAAAGTTGTGTCAATGTTGTGCAGGATTTGCCCGACACCATTCATATTGGAGGACGGATATCTCCAAGCACAGTGTGGGATTATGTCGGGAAGCTCAAAACTTCGCTCTCCAAGGTTTGTTTGCACGACGGCTAGCAGTGCTTATCATTTTAATTGTAAAGACCATGAAATACTTACATAGCGGCTTTTGCTCTCTTTTAAATCTGTGGTCACAGGAGCTGTGTCTGATTCGTTTCCACCCAgccacagaggaagaggaggtggcaTATGTGTCTCTCTTCTCTTATTTTAGCAGTAGGAAACGATTCGGTGTGGTGGCTAACAACAACCGCCGCATCAAAGACCTCTATCTCATCCCACTGGGCTCGAAGGACCCATTACCCTCCAAACTTTTACCGTTTGATGGGCCAGGTAAGCATTTTAAAGGCATACACAAATATACCATTGTGTTTACctgtatgtatttgtatttaatgttttcctgttctgttgtgtttctttgtcttcatACATGTGGTGAGTATACTGAGTTGTTGGACTCAGGTTGAAATGAGAGCTGTTTCATTCATAGGTTTGTACTGTAGGGGGCACTCACATTCCTTGTTGAGCCTCCCCTGGAAAACACATATGTGCATGTAATAGTTACTGTGTTCTCTCCTGTGTATCTGACTCTGTATCAAACATTTCTAATAAAGGAAGTTTGCATCGCAGGTTGGTGCCATTTGAGTCCAGTCTCAGCCTGTTGTTTCTTAAGACTTGGCTCGATATAAACAGAACTCAAAATATGTGTAATCAATAAACTTCTATGAGATAACTTGTCAGTTACTTTACATTATGCTATTCATATGATAACATGCTGCACTGCTGGAATTAATCCATAGTATCAATAATATTCTTCAACATCTTCCTGACTGGAGAAACCATACTTTACCTAAACAACCCGTGATTGCACATCATTGACAACAGTACAACCTGGCAATTACAGCTGTGGTAAGAGAAAATGCTGTCCATGTCAGTGTCTCGAACATGAGTACACCAACTACTGACTAGTGTGCCTCAGAAAAGAATATTATACGATGTTTCTCTTTAATTGCTTCAGTGGTTtcagaaaaattaaattatactTCTTCTGTTTGTCAGATGTTTCTGTGAACAGGCACCAGCCCAAATCAAATTTGAATAGGAACTCATTATGGATCTGACTCTGGATCAGCCATaacaatattatattttacCATCTGGTGCAGTCTTACTTGGAGTCTTGTTTTGCCAACTTATTGGTGCAGTCAGTAGATGATTTGGAGTGATTTTACTTTTAGTTAGTGTTGTGGTTTTATCTGTTAGAAACACTTTAATCACAAGCACCACAGGTACAAAAGATAGCACATCTGCAGCTGGTGCTTTTCTATTTTATATAAATGGCAGCATATTTTATATCTGTATAGATTCTCAAAAATATAGACAAGGAAACTTATTGTATTACTCTCTTATTGTATggtataaaagatttatttgttacctgttcttaCTGTATGTATTGTGGAACATGTTTGAAAGTTCTCATTTCATCTGGTGTCAGCTATACTCACGCCTCAGTTGCTACTTGTTTTAGCAGTTGTATGAACAAAGAATGGGTCTATTCTGTGAAAttgcatgtctttgttttttgttgttctctAAAATTCTTGTTGTCAATCTTGTAGGGCTCGAACCAGCTCGTCCCAACCTCCTCTTGGGGCTGCTGATCTgccagaaagacagaaaacgGGCTGGTGCTCCATTAGAACCTGAGGAGAAAAGATCCAAGATTGTTGCTGATGACACTGGCCTTCCAAAGCCATCTCCTTCAGTCAGAGCAGAAAGAAGCTCACGGCAGAGTCTGGAAATCCCTTTTAGCACAACTCCTCCAGGATCACCCCCGTCCAGCTCATCTGAGACTTCAAGTAGCACTGTGACAGCCTCCTCAGTCCTTACATTTTTGTCCACTGTCCGAGCTCCAGCCACAACCACTACCACTGGCAAGGACTCCCCATCTTCAACTAGCTCTGTtgcttcctctgcagcagctgccactCCTCTTCAGACCATCCTTAAAACACTTTTTGGTAAGAAAAAGCATGACTCTGAAGCTTCTAACTCCCCACCTGATCAGGGTGGGGAACTCTCCATCCCGTCCACTACGATGCTAGACCCCATTGTGCAGCAGTTTGCACAGATTTCGAAAGAGAAACcggtggaggaggatgaagatgacCGACCATATGACCCAGAAGAAGAGTATGACCCCAGCAGGGGCTACAGTGCGCCTAAGAAGCCTGTTGAGGTAGTAAGCAAACCTGAGGTTGCCGAGCAACCTGAGGTGAGTGAAGCTGATGATGTGGCATATGACCCAGAGGATGACTCCATCTTTGAAGAGGTCAAAACTTCTGTACCAGGTCAAGCCAAGACTACAACAGAATGTGTTACTGATCCAGAAAAGATACAAGAGGGCCTTAAGCAGGGAGAACAGCATATTTCAACAACAGGGACACCTGGTGCCACACTGACAATTGCAGACACACTCTTAAATCAGCCTACCAAATCCCTTTTGGCCAGTAGTCAGCTACTGCAGCTTGGCAAAAAGGTTGAAGAACTAGTGAAGTCTTCATCAGTTGCTCCCTTAATCAACCAGAAGAGAGATCCCAGACAGAGCAGAGATCCTCGCCAGGCTGTGGCCAGCAAGAACCTGACTGATGACTCCAAGGAGAAAGAGGAGCCTTCTGATCTGTTTGCAGATTCTACCCCTCCTGCACAGTCTGTGGTTCAGGAAACACAGCTGCCTAATGTAGCGGAACTCCCAGACATCTCACAAGCCCCAGAGGCATCACTGCCTCAAGAAGAGGCAAAAAGCGATGAGCTACCTTTCATGGAGTATGACAAGGCTGAGGTGTCAATTCCTTTATTAGGAGAGGAGGTAGAACCTGATATGGAGGTCAGCTACATGGATCAGAAAGAAGTGAAAACTGAGGAAGCTGAGCCTATCAAGATGGAAACCGAGATGGACAAATATAGTATCTGGCCAAATGCTGCCAGTATTTTAAAAGCTGGTGAAGATTCAGAGTATGAAGAGAATAGCAGAGATGCACCAACTACAAGCTATTATGAATCTGAAAACACCTCCACAATAACTTCCACAATCCCAGTACTCACTCAGAGCACAACAATGGTTGACACTCCCCATCACATGCAACATCACATGTCGGCACCAGGTTTTGAGAGCAACTACAGACCTCCAGCTGACATTCCCCCACCGTCTAACTTCCCCCCGCCCCATCCAATGCAGGAACAAAATCTGATTATGAGGCCTCCGCCAATGTCTATGCCACCACCTGTGCAAGGTCTTCCTCCATTGTCAGGGCCACCCCCTACACAGGGACCCCCTCCACCTATTCATGTTCCTCCCCCTGTACGTGGTCCTCCCCCCATGCAAGGTGACAGCAGTCAGCAATATGGCCCACCTCCAGCTGCTTACCCTCCCTATCAGAACCAATGGCCAGGCTCGCaacagcagccgcagcagcagcatcatcttCCTGGACCACCTCCTCAGAATATTATACCGCCCAGAGGACCACCACCTCCACCGCTACCGTTTTCTCCGATGGCCCAGAGAGGCCCTCCTCCTCAAATGTTTGATCCCTCAATTCCCCCACAGCATATAGGACAACAGGTCCCCCCTCCAGGCCTTCCACCCCCTCCTGCTTTTAATGGTCCGAACAGCTTACCTCCACCACGATTCACTGGTCCTCCACCACCTTTTAATTTCCCTGCAAACAGAGGTCCTCCTCCATCTTTCACAGGGCCACCTCCTGGTCACTTTGATAACAGGCTTCCTCCTCCATCCCACTTCCCAGGACCTAGGGGTCCCCCACCATCTCAGTACGGTGACCATGTGGCCCAACCACTAATAGTAGATCAACCTCGAGGCCATGTGGAGCAGTATAACAAAGACACTCCTAATTCTTTCAAGCTAAATATGGATCAGAATCCAAACtctgttcatatttttaaagacaaTCAAGGTCCCTCACCAGGTCCAGTATACAGGGGACCTCCACCTAACCAGTACGAGGACAGGAGAGGCCCACCTTCCAGTGTCGAGGCAAGTGGGCAGCACTTCAGTCCACATAATCAGTATGGGAGCTCCAGACCACAGTCCTCACCACCACATCGAGGATCTTTTGATGAGCCCCGAGGTCTTCCATCTCAGGACAGCAGACCCCACCCATCTCAGCCTTTTGCGGGATCAGAGCGGTACCGTTTTGATAGGCACTCAGATGAGGCTAGACCTGTTCGCCACAGTGGGCCCCTGCTGCCAACTCCTCCAGAGGCTCCGATGGGTCCTCCAAGTCGCATGGGAGGCCTCAGCCCAGACCTGCTCAGGGATGACCTCTGGCGGCGCCGCTCTCCTGAAATTAGGAGGAGAAGTAGCACCACCCGAGAGGACTCAGAAGCTCGCAGCGGAGATCGCTTCAGTCGCTTTGAAGGATTGCACAGAGATTCTGCTCCTGGTTCCCTGCAACCTtctgaggagaaacagagggagtTGTCCGAGGATcgcaggagagaaagagaacgGGAAGTTCCCAACCCCACCAGGCCATCATGGGAAAGAGGGCAGGGGAAGCACTGGAGCCGAGAGCGAGAGTgggacagaggcagagaaagggaaCGGGATAGAGAACGTAGCAGGGAAAGAGAGCGCAGCaaagggagggagggtgagaggCACAGGGACACCGAAAGCGACCGACATAAGGATCAAGAGACAGACAAGAGGAGAGACcgggagagagacagggaaaaaGACAGAGGCAGGGAAAGAGATTCGGATAGGAGGGACTATGACCGTGACAGAGCAAGGAACCGTGACCGACCCGACCGCGAACGAGACAGGAGACGGGACAGATCCAGAAGCAGAGAACGTGACCGTGGGAAAGACCGGGGCAGGgacaaggagagggagagggaaagggagaaggagaaggagaaggagagggacagagacagggagagggagagagacagagacagggacagagacagagataggGAGAGGGACAGGGAGAAGGATAGAGAGAAGGACAGGGACAGGGATAGAGAGAAggacagggacagagagaaggacagGGATAGAGAGAAGGACAGGGataaagagaaggaaagggacagggacagagagaaggaaagggacagggacagggagaaGGACAGGGAGAAGGACAGGGACAGGGAAAGAGACCGGGACAAAGACAGAGATCGTCGGGACAGAAGTAAAAGCcgagaaaagagagaagagaaaaaggacAGTAAACATGACACACCCAAGGAGAGTGATAGAActgcagaaaaagacagaagcaCGTCCTAGTCTCCGTTTCATGGACACTGTATTATGCCTCTGAGAGACTCTTAAATCTTCTGGCAGTTGGAATCCTAACTATAAATGTGGATGAGcagtattttgttaatttttgaGCTGTGTTCCTACTAGAGAAAACATTTGGCAATATTTGTATTCCTTGTCACTTAAAGGTTTCAGAGCTTATCAcctttggaaaaacaaaaaacctgaaGGCCATCTAAGTTGCTTGTGTACAATGTGTATTAAGTAGGCCACTGTGTTCTATTACATGTACCCTTCTCCTGTCAtagcattgttttaaaaaaacaataatgtaacAAAGTAACACACCATTTGTAAATATGAATGTATCTGTGTATATACTGATGTTTTTAATCATACTTTTCTaagtagagaaaataaaagccataTATCTCAGATAGATAATGTGAAAGGTAACACTGTTGACACACAATTGTGTGCTTGTATGTCCAGCAGCTTTGATTTAAAAGCCTCCAACTATCTACAGTATACCCCCCATCATTGTTTTGTTAATGAAATGTCCTGAGTTTGTTTTCAGCTCAACTAATTAAAACTGTTTGAtgacatttgtgtttatctTGCTCTTatatacacttttttttctgtaggtTACAATGAACTAAGAAATGGTTTCACAGTAGTTTGAGGTCTCTTTCCTTTTATATTGGTTCGGTCAAATGAGAGTGAGGATCTATTCTCCAAATTATTGAGATTCATCGATCCTACTTGAAGTTTACAATGGTTTCAGAAAGTATTTATAGACCCACTCATTGTGCATTTTGCATTACGCCTTTGTTTTCAGTTGAATAAAAACTGTCCCTTATGCCCACAAACTTGCACTCAATAACagaatgacaaagtgaaaacatttttattcatcaaaaactgaaaacaaacttaGACATACACAAAAGTATTCAGATTCTTAAGTCATTTGCAGATGGCCAGAAGTTTTAGCTTTCACTTGTCTTTGGTGAGTTTATACAAGCATATAATGTATCATAGTGTGGGTGGGGTCTCAGTACAAGTCAGTGCATCCTTTTTGTGTAAAACATATTCATCCAgttaaattatttgtttatttgacttATTTGTTCAAAaggcaaaaatagaaaaatttCTAGAAGTAAAACATTTGCATACGTAACTTGTTTGATTCTGTGTGTAAAGCACAATGAACAACTGCATTACTGAGGAAATTAGCTTTTTAGGGGTCAGGTCAGTTGACATGTGAAACAGATTCTGCTTTGTGAGGTCAATAATTCTCAACTTTAGTTTCATCTTTACTCTCCCCACTGGAGTTCTGGAGCTCATCTACAACTTAAAATCCTGTCTGTCTTGCCTGCTCTGACCACACCTTCTGTACTGACAGTGGGCACCACACAAACTCATCATTTGGGTTGTAGTTTAAATATGCAAACTTAAGGAGTTTCCTGCGTTGCCTCTTATTGAGTACAGCAAACAGAAAGTAGTTGAGGACACTGTGCTTGACATTTGGAAGATGTCCGTAGACGAGGGTCTCGTTGAGGAAGAACTGCACCAGGGGGCATTGGTAGTGACGGTATCCCAGGGTTCCCAGGCACTTCAGGATCCGGGTGATGCGTAGGCTGTTATGAGTGTGACtgtcaatgaaaaacaaaaaaagttttttaaaaaaaagatagacTACATAGAGGGTTTTGTTACCGTTAGTGTTCTATGTATCAGACAATTCACCTGTTCAGGTTGTTGAATCTGTCTTCCCAGTTTGATGCTTTCTCGACTTTTCCAGTTTTCTCATCACACAACTTGATACCATAAAAGTCCAACATGAGCTTGTAAGACTTCAGCAGATTTTCCATTGCTATGCTGCTTGCAAGAAATTCCTAACAGAAAAGCAGAATTTCTGTCAGtattaataacatttaaaatcttTACTTGGGACATTTTTAACAAGTTTACCTGAATTTCTTCTTTCGTCAGTGTACTGGCCCAGGAGTTCATCCCTGGTTCTCGTAGTGGGAACAACCTTTGAGGAATGATTTTATTAGAAATTTCACAAATAAGAGCTGAACATGTCACGTCACATCACATCACGAGCAGCTTACCACTGAATGAAGGTGTGTACAAACTCCAGTTTGTCATAATCTCCTTTCCATTTATTGTGGAAATCATTTATGTAGACatctgaaatgaacagaaatgtcAAAGCTGATTTCCACTGAAAACCACATCATCACAAACATTTTATAATGTCCAACCAACAGGCCCATGGCTGGTAGTTGAAGTCCTACCATCAGGTACGCAGGGTCTCTTTCCAAGGTAGAAATCCAAATTAGGCTTGTCATTAGACTGAACAGAGGGGTGAGAAATGAATAttacaaccacacacagactAGTTTAATACTTTTCATGTTTGCTCATTTCACAGC
Proteins encoded in this window:
- the LOC113130211 gene encoding death-inducer obliterator 1-like isoform X2, with amino-acid sequence MEENVSPELSLAPKPEQSQDPMDSCSQGVAEGDSKQKEQLQTDSENVAKETLEDQDKSAKTSSEVKKTWGFRRSTVLKREMPVEAATNSPENRCPVRRSGRQSKRTDKLEEFLLTAKRGSRKSAPPTLESGDPPSQTPTDVETASEASFDGNADTKPVEDKVESPERRTRSGTRKQTQRKTRGGRQTRGGGATVKDDGSSENEEDSRDAAKKDELYDNHEKKKDEKSYPNPEDGGNSSKSQPQPELDCEKTVTEEKDEHEDTNDKVDKESDEDSADKPATMLVKRGPVRTYINKKKAANKNTAAAKSPTPANKSVTPVKRETKPKVAQTAGKTRKTQKQEDDDDDDDDDDDDDENVSSTSSSSSSSESDDGGYDPNALYCICRQKHNKRFMICCDRCEEWFHGDCVGITEARGRLMERNGEDYICPNCTAKKNQVVRPATSVLSTSTEFGKAKIDAVLLTSAVTSTATVEKSNTSGGDSSALVAAPPSSAYSGTEEKAAEDLGIKGRIEKATNPTGKKKIKIFQPATQQPAEPKADQKAAPTAEQKALADTDQKVASNVEVQTTAVVEIPAENMGQNAEESSLPKCIGPGCDNNAQPDSVYCGNDCILRHAAAAMKSITDVKEPKQKDKAKAQKTKSTPKRSAAGGKKIQKSREESDSEEDCSPDPDEDDEDEHAEEQPPPPATASWSSDHNYIAVTPEKTTSISPTVLNKKFSSHLGSSPQPLVPNMVPPSLFVAAPPKEEKKSEKEQKEKEPAPAPEKPSPVSATPIKGNKKSSTTKAAKSSPKGKKSSLHTNSSKVSKKPVVPPTKTATKSKKPGPPPALSPFPPGPIHVTGALRVTKSNFTIPKKQPQQKDSPSHSQSSSSPRVPSTPVSSSPSSHSSSSRSSHPSASAPPMPPPPNNQMRQNIRRSLTDILYKRVSDSDDLKMSESEVGRLAVAIEKEMFNLCLSTDSKYKNKYRSLMFNLKDPKNKGLFYRVIGGEVSPFRLVRLSAEELLSKEISEWRKPESSEAQSSVTRTHSGPSRLGNRHDSGSQSMDMEDAPPTSDADVCISATTSSTRMASAAEQDESGSTPSVQSSAAEGNSGSNMPDIFSSMLKDTTSEHRTHLFDLNCKICTGQKTEDEPAAKKAKLTKKPDSKPPRQELHASRSGDTSPIGQPQVPMAYPHQDPLVYQNPTTPLYQSNMELAVSESQPQLYQEDVSMLAPPAQAPAPVAPTVSSVSITRRDPRMARHSSGVNVTYTGPEKPTNSAAEPLSTPASAPVEVGAKVPLPMPPAPPATVAVSKSAKASTSEPVLEGETAIFLHGQEKIWKGFINMQTVAKFVTKAYLVSGSFEHLKEDLPDTIHIGGRISPSTVWDYVGKLKTSLSKELCLIRFHPATEEEEVAYVSLFSYFSSRKRFGVVANNNRRIKDLYLIPLGSKDPLPSKLLPFDGPGLEPARPNLLLGLLICQKDRKRAGAPLEPEEKRSKIVADDTGLPKPSPSVRAERSSRQSLEIPFSTTPPGSPPSSSSETSSSTVTASSVLTFLSTVRAPATTTTTGKDSPSSTSSVASSAAAATPLQTILKTLFGKKKHDSEASNSPPDQGGELSIPSTTMLDPIVQQFAQISKEKPVEEDEDDRPYDPEEEYDPSRGYSAPKKPVEVVSKPEVAEQPEVSEADDVAYDPEDDSIFEEVKTSVPGQAKTTTECVTDPEKIQEGLKQGEQHISTTGTPGATLTIADTLLNQPTKSLLASSQLLQLGKKVEELVKSSSVAPLINQKRDPRQSRDPRQAVASKNLTDDSKEKEEPSDLFADSTPPAQSVVQETQLPNVAELPDISQAPEASLPQEEAKSDELPFMEYDKAEVSIPLLGEEVEPDMEVSYMDQKEVKTEEAEPIKMETEMDKYSIWPNAASILKAGEDSEYEENSRDAPTTSYYESENTSTITSTIPVLTQSTTMVDTPHHMQHHMSAPGFESNYRPPADIPPPSNFPPPHPMQEQNLIMRPPPMSMPPPVQGLPPLSGPPPTQGPPPPIHVPPPVRGPPPMQGDSSQQYGPPPAAYPPYQNQWPGSQQQPQQQHHLPGPPPQNIIPPRGPPPPPLPFSPMAQRGPPPQMFDPSIPPQHIGQQVPPPGLPPPPAFNGPNSLPPPRFTGPPPPFNFPANRGPPPSFTGPPPGHFDNRLPPPSHFPGPRGPPPSQYGDHVAQPLIVDQPRGHVEQYNKDTPNSFKLNMDQNPNSVHIFKDNQGPSPGPVYRGPPPNQYEDRRGPPSSVEASGQHFSPHNQYGSSRPQSSPPHRGSFDEPRGLPSQDSRPHPSQPFAGSERYRFDRHSDEARPVRHSGPLLPTPPEAPMGPPSRMGGLSPDLLRDDLWRRRSPEIRRRSSTTREDSEARSGDRFSRFEGLHRDSAPGSLQPSEEKQRELSEDRRREREREVPNPTRPSWERGQGKHWSREREWDRGRERERDRERSRERERSKGREGERHRDTESDRHKDQETDKRRDRERDREKDRGRERDSDRRDYDRDRARNRDRPDRERDRRRDRSRSRERDRGKDRGRDKEREREREKEKEKERDRDRERERDRDRDRDRDRERDREKDREKDRDRDREKDRDREKDRDREKDRDKEKERDRDREKERDRDREKDREKDRDRERDRDKDRDRRDRSKSREKREEKKDSKHDTPKESDRTAEKDRSTS